A genomic region of Sphingobacteriales bacterium contains the following coding sequences:
- a CDS encoding gliding motility-associated C-terminal domain-containing protein yields the protein MKKIILLWIVCYWAGNWCVAQSDCFTVNAGNDATICLGESAELNGSYSNGEILGFSWSPLAGLSNPDTLHPTVNITQTTTYTLTVEGVSGNELITNGNFNNGATGFTSDYNNIAAADSFLIVQGTYKIGVHGEQANPSWVHCFDHSSGNGSSGMMCINGSPTPNAKVWCQTVNVESNTDYAFSTWVQSLSAKNGGDTTQTNNPAILQFSINSTNLQQPFQASINTCDWQQFYATWNSGTLTSADICIVNQNTQTYGNDFAIDDISFKKLCAITDEAQVIIDTSLDGFTLGNDRTMCQNSSTSIQAPVISGATFVWQNGSSGSNFTATQGGDYWVQATTAAGCTAADTLTVTETGCCTLFIPSAFSPNNDDVNDEFKPIYACDVEDYEFKIFNRWGNQVFSTSDKNNGWDGTLNGDASAIGVYFWYVSFKAQEEGVMVEKFEKGNVTLVR from the coding sequence ATGAAAAAAATAATTCTTCTGTGGATAGTCTGCTATTGGGCAGGGAATTGGTGTGTGGCACAATCAGATTGTTTTACAGTAAATGCAGGCAATGATGCCACTATTTGTTTGGGAGAAAGTGCCGAATTGAACGGCAGCTACAGCAACGGCGAAATATTGGGGTTTTCGTGGAGTCCACTGGCGGGTTTGTCTAATCCTGACACCTTGCACCCCACCGTAAATATTACACAAACCACCACCTACACACTCACCGTAGAAGGCGTTTCGGGCAATGAACTCATCACCAACGGCAATTTCAACAATGGAGCTACCGGATTTACGAGCGATTATAACAATATAGCCGCCGCCGACTCTTTTTTAATTGTACAAGGCACTTATAAAATAGGCGTACACGGCGAACAAGCCAACCCCAGCTGGGTGCACTGTTTTGACCACAGCAGCGGCAACGGCAGCAGCGGTATGATGTGCATCAACGGCTCGCCCACACCCAACGCCAAAGTATGGTGCCAAACAGTAAATGTAGAGAGCAACACAGATTATGCTTTTTCTACTTGGGTGCAGTCGCTTTCTGCCAAAAACGGCGGCGACACCACACAAACCAACAACCCCGCCATTTTACAATTTTCTATCAACAGCACCAACCTCCAACAACCTTTCCAAGCCTCCATCAACACCTGCGACTGGCAACAATTTTATGCCACCTGGAATTCGGGTACACTCACTTCCGCAGATATTTGTATCGTGAATCAAAACACACAAACCTACGGCAACGACTTTGCCATTGACGATATTTCATTTAAAAAATTATGCGCCATTACAGACGAAGCACAAGTAATTATTGACACTTCATTAGATGGGTTTACATTAGGCAACGACCGTACCATGTGCCAAAACTCATCAACAAGTATTCAGGCTCCTGTTATATCAGGAGCTACTTTTGTGTGGCAAAACGGCAGCAGTGGCAGCAATTTTACGGCTACTCAGGGCGGCGACTATTGGGTGCAAGCCACTACCGCCGCCGGCTGTACCGCCGCCGACACACTCACCGTCACCGAAACCGGCTGCTGCACTTTATTTATTCCCAGTGCATTCAGCCCCAACAACGACGACGTGAATGACGAATTTAAACCCATTTATGCCTGCGATGTTGAAGATTACGAATTTAAAATTTTCAATCGCTGGGGCAATCAGGTGTTTTCTACTTCCGACAAAAACAACGGCTGGGACGGCACACTCAACGGCGATGCTTCCGCCATCGGTGTTTATTTCTGGTATGTATCGTTCAAAGCACAGGAAGAAGGCGTGATGGTAGAAAAATTTGAAAAAGGCAATGTCACTTTGGTCAGGTAA
- a CDS encoding metal-dependent hydrolase: MDSLSQIVLGAACGEAVLGKKIGNRAMLWGAIGGTIPDLDVVFLPFFDYIQRLSTHRGYSHALLICVLLAFPLAYLVWRKRRYRHTTTLNDWRKLFALSLVTHPLLDWFTTYGTSLFLPFSRHRAAVSSIFVVDPLYTLPFLICVLIAAFLPKISPHRRFWNYLGIGISCAYLLFTVFNKWSVERYFKASLVAQNIQYQRIFSAPMPFANTMWYNVAQTADNNFYFGYCSIFDNREQLIPLKKIERDEHLWGGLADTHAAQELRWFSRDFYTLSRKNDTLHFHDLCFGTLTAWHFDEDTKYFLDVELREQPDGTLQVYEHQPDFGRGDFKKFMLEYWQRMKGI; this comes from the coding sequence ATGGATTCATTGTCACAAATCGTATTGGGGGCAGCTTGCGGAGAAGCTGTTTTGGGAAAAAAAATCGGCAACCGCGCGATGCTGTGGGGCGCAATCGGCGGCACTATTCCTGATTTAGATGTGGTATTTTTGCCGTTTTTTGATTATATCCAACGTCTTTCTACACATAGAGGCTATTCGCACGCACTGTTGATATGTGTGTTGCTGGCTTTTCCGCTGGCGTATTTGGTATGGCGCAAACGTCGCTATCGCCACACTACCACACTTAATGATTGGCGAAAATTATTCGCACTGAGTTTGGTAACGCACCCTTTGCTGGATTGGTTTACTACCTATGGCACTTCTTTGTTTTTGCCTTTTAGCCGGCATCGCGCCGCCGTGAGCAGTATTTTTGTGGTAGATCCGCTTTATACTTTACCCTTTTTGATTTGTGTGCTGATTGCTGCATTTTTGCCAAAAATATCACCGCACCGCCGCTTTTGGAATTATCTCGGTATTGGTATCAGTTGTGCTTATTTGTTGTTTACGGTATTTAATAAATGGAGCGTGGAGCGATATTTCAAAGCCTCTTTGGTAGCACAAAACATCCAATATCAGCGCATTTTTTCCGCACCGATGCCTTTTGCCAATACGATGTGGTATAATGTAGCACAAACCGCCGACAATAATTTTTATTTCGGCTACTGCTCTATTTTTGATAATCGTGAGCAATTGATACCTCTGAAAAAAATAGAGCGCGACGAACACTTGTGGGGTGGGCTTGCCGATACGCACGCTGCTCAGGAATTGCGCTGGTTTAGCCGTGATTTTTATACCCTCAGCCGCAAAAACGATACTTTACATTTTCACGATTTGTGTTTCGGTACACTCACCGCCTGGCATTTTGACGAAGATACTAAATATTTTTTAGATGTAGAATTGCGCGAGCAACCCGACGGCACGTTACAAGTGTATGAGCATCAGCCTGATTTCGGAAGGGGCGATTTTAAAAAATTTATGCTTGAATATTGGCAACGTATGAAAGGTATTTGA
- a CDS encoding YdeI/OmpD-associated family protein has protein sequence MNSLVDKYLIDGCMRCKLGATPKCKVNAWRAELMLLRQLVLESGLTEQIKWGVPCYTLQNKNILIITSFKDYACISFFKGHLLKDFYKILIKQGDNTTAGRIIKYTNIGQITEHSEIIKSYIAEAIYIEKSGQKSEIKNNTMPVVPDELLAEFDEYPEFKKAFYALTAGRQRGYIIYFLQPKQAQSRFNRIEKYRQKILNGEGLNDK, from the coding sequence ATGAATTCCTTGGTAGATAAGTATCTTATTGATGGTTGTATGCGTTGCAAACTCGGAGCAACGCCAAAATGTAAGGTTAATGCTTGGCGGGCGGAATTAATGTTGCTGAGGCAGCTTGTATTAGAGAGTGGTTTGACTGAACAAATAAAATGGGGTGTTCCTTGCTATACTTTGCAAAATAAGAATATTCTCATCATAACTTCCTTCAAAGACTACGCCTGTATTAGTTTTTTTAAAGGACATTTATTGAAAGATTTTTATAAAATACTTATAAAACAAGGCGATAATACAACAGCAGGGCGCATCATTAAATACACAAATATTGGGCAAATAACAGAACATAGCGAAATCATAAAATCTTATATAGCCGAAGCAATATACATTGAAAAATCGGGGCAAAAATCGGAAATAAAAAACAATACTATGCCCGTTGTACCCGATGAACTTTTGGCAGAATTTGATGAATATCCTGAATTTAAGAAAGCGTTTTATGCCTTAACTGCCGGAAGGCAAAGAGGGTATATTATTTATTTTTTGCAGCCCAAACAAGCACAATCAAGATTCAACAGAATAGAAAAATATAGACAAAAAATATTGAATGGTGAGGGTTTAAATGACAAGTGA
- a CDS encoding DUF692 family protein: MPSIHVGLSLNLDGNLLSAALPLLQKGEVEAFEWSFDALYHRAATPLPGWFEALLDTFSKEHRLIGHGIVFSLFSGKWLPEQNLWLQQLSRIARRYNFAHVTEHFGFMTGEDFHKGAPLGVPLTAATLRLGQDRLCRLQDACSCAVGLENLAFAYHIDEVKKHGDFLQQLVQPVNGFIILDLHNVYCQSVNFNIPFAELLSLYPLHLVREIHLSGGSWAQVAHKTVRRDTHDAAVPAAVWDLLQTALPLCENVQWVILEQIGISLNTSEAQQLFQNDFVRMSQCVAQYCTLQNPAASPVKNFAPPLLSQIPSEIPEDDDLYQQQMELSRILETAPDVEQARALLGNSVLAHSAWAVEKWDNAMLATAMQIAQKWKDGFERFFK, encoded by the coding sequence ATGCCAAGCATACACGTCGGTTTATCGCTTAATTTAGACGGAAATTTGTTGTCTGCTGCTTTGCCTTTGCTGCAAAAAGGTGAAGTGGAAGCGTTTGAATGGTCTTTTGATGCTTTGTATCATCGTGCGGCTACACCATTGCCTGGGTGGTTCGAGGCTCTTTTGGATACTTTCAGTAAGGAACACCGCTTAATCGGACACGGTATTGTTTTTTCTTTGTTTAGCGGAAAATGGCTGCCCGAGCAAAACTTGTGGTTGCAACAATTGAGCCGTATTGCACGCCGCTATAATTTTGCGCACGTCACCGAGCACTTCGGATTTATGACGGGCGAGGATTTTCATAAAGGTGCTCCTTTGGGTGTGCCACTCACTGCCGCCACGTTGCGCCTCGGGCAAGATCGCCTCTGCCGCCTGCAAGATGCCTGCTCCTGTGCGGTGGGTTTGGAAAATTTGGCATTTGCCTACCATATTGACGAAGTGAAAAAACACGGCGATTTTCTTCAGCAACTCGTGCAGCCCGTAAACGGATTTATTATTTTGGATTTGCACAATGTGTATTGCCAAAGTGTAAATTTTAATATCCCCTTTGCCGAACTCCTGTCGCTTTATCCTTTGCATTTGGTGCGCGAAATTCATCTGTCAGGCGGCAGTTGGGCGCAGGTAGCCCACAAAACGGTTCGCCGCGATACGCACGATGCCGCCGTACCCGCCGCTGTGTGGGATTTGCTACAAACAGCTTTGCCGCTTTGCGAAAATGTGCAATGGGTGATATTGGAACAAATAGGCATAAGCCTGAATACAAGTGAGGCACAGCAGTTGTTTCAAAATGATTTTGTGCGAATGTCGCAGTGTGTAGCCCAATATTGCACCCTCCAAAATCCTGCTGCTTCGCCCGTAAAAAATTTTGCGCCGCCCCTCCTTTCCCAAATTCCTTCCGAGATTCCCGAAGATGACGACCTCTACCAACAACAAATGGAGCTGTCGCGTATTTTAGAAACTGCACCTGATGTAGAACAAGCCAGAGCCTTATTGGGCAATTCTGTATTGGCTCATTCGGCGTGGGCAGTAGAAAAATGGGATAATGCGATGCTCGCCACTGCTATGCAAATTGCCCAAAAATGGAAAGATGGCTTTGAGCGATTTTTTAAATAA
- a CDS encoding glycosyltransferase family 2 protein: MLNGKKIVVIMPAYNAARTLEQTYREIPFPLTDAVILTDDRSNDNTVSLAQQLGIDHVLSHETNKGYGGNQKTCYRKALEIGADIVIMLHPDYQYTPLLIAPMATIIASDLYPVVIGSRILGSGALRGGMPLYKYISNRFLTFFQNLLTGNKLSEYHTGYRAYRREVLESINFEANDDDFIFDNEFLVQILFKGYEVAEITCPTKYFAEASSINFRRSLRYGLGVMRVSLWYWLAKRGIYTHPLFRQ, translated from the coding sequence ATGCTGAACGGAAAAAAAATAGTGGTAATTATGCCTGCCTACAATGCAGCACGCACCTTGGAACAAACATATCGCGAAATTCCTTTTCCGCTCACCGATGCCGTTATTTTAACAGACGACCGCAGCAACGACAACACGGTATCACTGGCACAACAATTAGGTATTGATCATGTATTGAGTCATGAGACCAACAAAGGCTATGGCGGCAATCAAAAAACCTGCTATCGCAAAGCCCTCGAAATAGGGGCAGATATTGTGATAATGCTGCACCCCGATTATCAATACACACCTTTACTCATTGCGCCAATGGCAACAATTATAGCCAGCGATTTGTATCCGGTGGTGATTGGTTCGCGTATTTTGGGCAGCGGAGCTTTGCGTGGTGGTATGCCCTTGTACAAATACATTTCCAACCGTTTTTTAACCTTTTTTCAAAATCTGCTCACCGGCAATAAATTGTCGGAATACCACACCGGCTATCGCGCATACCGCCGCGAAGTGCTGGAAAGCATCAACTTTGAAGCCAACGATGACGATTTTATATTTGACAATGAATTTTTGGTACAAATTCTTTTCAAAGGTTATGAAGTGGCAGAAATCACCTGCCCGACCAAATACTTTGCAGAGGCATCATCTATCAATTTCAGACGAAGCCTTCGCTACGGATTGGGTGTGATGCGGGTGTCGTTGTGGTATTGGTTAGCGAAGCGCGGCATTTACACCCACCCCTTATTCAGGCAATAA
- a CDS encoding T9SS type A sorting domain-containing protein: MKNILLFTLMLLSPLFALAQCEPDASYEAQGVGVYPLPDPVGADVDTLGITKIGYVNQPYDFTFTAVVPDSLNLLGALADLDSVIIYKIEGMPQGFTYSCGTADCKFLDKTSGCLKIEGTPAATGEYSIKVFAYVYVNGNATAFLPTATTFPGAIFPGEYILKIQTGTGIEDVAFAAAVSLSPNPASDYLSLQSEQLQGATIELMSINGAVLSKEVSQGNSHRLHIAHLPEALYAVKITNAQGKTAIKKFLHHN, translated from the coding sequence ATGAAAAACATTTTACTTTTTACGTTAATGTTGCTCTCTCCACTATTTGCGCTTGCACAATGTGAGCCGGATGCTTCTTACGAAGCCCAAGGTGTAGGTGTGTATCCTTTGCCTGACCCCGTAGGTGCAGATGTGGACACTTTAGGCATTACCAAAATCGGCTATGTAAATCAGCCTTACGATTTTACATTTACTGCCGTAGTACCGGATTCTTTGAATTTGCTGGGCGCACTCGCCGATTTGGATTCGGTAATTATTTATAAAATAGAAGGTATGCCGCAAGGTTTTACTTATTCGTGCGGTACGGCAGATTGTAAGTTTCTGGACAAAACTTCAGGCTGTTTGAAAATAGAAGGCACGCCTGCCGCCACCGGAGAATACAGCATCAAAGTATTTGCTTATGTGTATGTAAATGGCAATGCTACTGCATTTTTGCCTACGGCTACCACTTTTCCGGGTGCCATTTTTCCGGGTGAGTATATTTTAAAAATACAAACCGGTACAGGCATCGAAGATGTTGCTTTTGCGGCGGCGGTATCTTTGTCGCCCAACCCCGCCTCCGATTACCTCTCTTTGCAAAGCGAGCAACTACAAGGAGCTACCATTGAGCTGATGAGTATCAACGGAGCAGTATTGAGCAAAGAAGTGAGTCAGGGCAACAGCCACCGCCTGCATATTGCACATTTACCGGAGGCTTTATATGCCGTAAAAATCACGAACGCACAAGGAAAAACAGCGATTAAGAAATTTTTACACCACAATTAA
- a CDS encoding SUMF1/EgtB/PvdO family nonheme iron enzyme encodes MKGIQSFLMMGLALTLAFTFSSCSKKDKSSATGWNYNDPKFGGFEKSEKKEQASAPGMIFIEGGTFVMGNTEQDVMFEYHNIPRRVTVSSFLMDEAEVSNISYREYVYWLGRTFGSVYPEYVKAALPDTLVWREELSYNEPYVEHYFRHPSYNEYPVVGVTWLQANEFCRWRTDRVNELKLIEEGVLEFDPDQVGEDHFNSKSYLLGKYEGITKKGMKSYNPTGEETRPVKFEDGIMVPDYRLPTEAEWEYAALALIGTQPSKGEERYTERRIYPWNGQGVRYTKGGKNQGDIMANFARGRGDYMGLAGALNDNAEITAPVRAYLPNDFGLYNMAGNVSEWCLDVYRPMTSQDAEDFNPFRGNKFETLDMDEEGAPQRDSLGRIKYREYTAEEIGQRDNYRKSNVINYIDGDEESGFTYESDQTTLVSDKSRVIKGGSWRDRAYFLSPGTRRFMDEDKSSSTVGFRCAMINVGSPNGKTFKAPKSKAGQ; translated from the coding sequence AAGAAAGAACAAGCCTCCGCACCGGGTATGATTTTCATAGAAGGCGGAACTTTTGTGATGGGGAATACCGAGCAAGATGTGATGTTTGAATATCACAATATTCCCCGCCGTGTGACGGTTTCTTCCTTTTTGATGGACGAAGCCGAAGTGAGCAATATCAGCTATCGCGAGTACGTTTATTGGTTGGGTCGTACTTTTGGTTCGGTATATCCCGAATATGTGAAGGCGGCTTTGCCCGATACTTTGGTATGGCGCGAAGAGTTGTCGTACAATGAACCTTATGTAGAGCATTATTTCCGCCACCCTTCTTACAACGAATATCCCGTGGTGGGCGTAACTTGGTTGCAGGCTAATGAATTTTGTCGCTGGCGTACCGACCGCGTGAACGAATTGAAATTAATTGAGGAGGGCGTTTTGGAATTTGACCCCGACCAAGTGGGAGAAGACCATTTTAACTCTAAATCTTACTTATTGGGCAAATATGAAGGTATTACCAAAAAAGGTATGAAAAGCTATAATCCTACCGGAGAAGAAACACGTCCGGTGAAATTTGAAGATGGTATTATGGTGCCTGATTATCGCTTGCCTACCGAAGCTGAATGGGAATATGCTGCTTTGGCTTTGATTGGTACACAACCCAGCAAAGGCGAAGAGCGTTATACCGAACGCCGTATTTATCCTTGGAATGGTCAGGGTGTGCGCTATACCAAAGGTGGTAAAAATCAAGGCGATATTATGGCGAACTTTGCACGCGGTCGTGGTGACTATATGGGTCTTGCTGGTGCTTTGAACGATAACGCCGAAATTACTGCTCCTGTTCGTGCTTATTTGCCTAATGATTTCGGATTGTACAATATGGCGGGTAACGTGAGCGAATGGTGCTTAGATGTATATCGCCCGATGACCAGCCAAGATGCCGAAGATTTTAATCCTTTCCGTGGTAATAAATTTGAAACTTTGGATATGGATGAAGAAGGTGCGCCGCAACGCGATTCTTTGGGACGTATTAAATATCGTGAATATACAGCCGAAGAAATCGGACAACGCGACAACTATCGCAAAAGTAATGTTATCAACTATATTGACGGTGACGAGGAATCCGGCTTTACTTACGAATCTGACCAAACTACTTTGGTGAGCGATAAATCGCGCGTTATTAAAGGCGGCTCTTGGAGAGACAGAGCTTACTTCCTTTCTCCGGGTACTCGTCGCTTTATGGACGAAGACAAATCTTCCAGCACCGTAGGTTTCCGTTGTGCGATGATTAATGTGGGTAGCCCGAACGGAAAAACTTTCAAAGCTCCTAAATCAAAAGCAGGACAATAA